Within the Comamonadaceae bacterium OTU4NAUVB1 genome, the region AACGTCGCCGCCCTGCTGCCGGACTTCTGGCAGTGCAACATGCGCCTGTGGCGCGACAAGCTCGGCCAGATCTCGCTGGCGACCACCACGCTCTTCTGGGGCGCGGGCGGCAACCTCAAGTACATCGTGCTGGCCTGGGCCTCGCTCGCGCTGGGCTACAACACGGCGCAGGCTTCGTCGCTGACCGGCGTGGTGGCCATCGGCACTGCCGTGGGCGCCATCGTCGCGTCGATGCGCATGCGCCTGGACATGGCCACCCGCGTGATCCCGCTGGGCATCGGCATGGGACTCCTGGTGATCGGCATGAACTTCATCGGCAACATCTGGGTGGCGGTGCCGTTCCTGATCCTGCTGGGTGGGTTCGGCGGTTTCCTGGTGGTGCCGATGAACGCCCTGCTGCAGCACCGCGGCCACAACCTGATGGGCGCGGGCCGGTCGATCGCGGTGCAGAACTTCAACGAGCAGGCCTGCATCCTGGTGCTGGGCGCGTTCTACACCGCCTGCACGGGCCTGGGACTGTCGGCCTACACGGCCATCACCGCCTTCGGCATCGTGGTCGCGGGCTTCATGTGGCTGATCCGTCGCTGGCATCAGAACAACCTCAGGCGCTACCCGGAGGAGGTCGAGCACCTGCTGGCCATCGCGCGCAGCGACAAGCACCACTGAGCCGGCGCATGGAGACGATCTACGACTTCGAGGCCGACGACATCGACGGCGGGCGGGTGGCGTTCGATGCGTTCCGCGGCCGGGTGCTGCTGATTGTCAACACGGCCAGCCGCTGCGGCTTCACGCCCCAGTTCGACGGCCTGGAGGCGCTGCACCGCGCTCATGCCGGGCAGGGGCTGGTGGTGCTGGGTTTCCCGTCGAACCAGTTCGGGGCCCAGGACCCGGGCAGCGACGCCGAGATCGGTGCCTTCTGCCGGACCCACCACGGCGTGAGCTTCCGGATGATGCGCAAGATCGATGTCAACGGCGAGCGCGCGAGCCCGCTCTACCGCTGGCTGACGCACGAGAAGCCGGGCGTGCTGGGCACCGAGGCCATCAAGTGGAACTTCACGAAGTTCCTGGTCGGGCGCGACGGCCGGGTGATCCGGCGCTACGCGCCGCTGGACAAGCCGGCCTCGCTGACCGCCGACATCCAGGCGGCGCTGGCGGTGCCGCCCCCGGGCGCCTAGGCGCCGGGGTGCCCGGGCGCGTGCCGGCTCATGCCGGCGCCAGCGCCGCGTCCAGCACCTCCACCCAGTGGCGCACCGGCACCGCGCTGCCGCTCTGCAGGTGCGTGATGCAGCCGATGTTGGCCGAGGCGATGGTGGCCGGCTGGAGCTGGTTCAGGTGCCCGAGCTTGCGGTCGCGCAGCGGGTAGGCGAGCTCGGGCTGCAGCACCGAGTACGTGCCGGCCGAGCCGCAGCACAGGTGCGCCTCGCTCCGGGCGACCTGCACGTCGAAACCCAGCGCGCGCAGGTTCACCTCGACGCCGCCGCGCAGCTTCTGGCCGTGCTGCAGCGTGCAGGGCGGGTGGTAGGCGACGACGCCCTCGGGCGCGCGCACGCGCGCCTTGAGCGCCGGCACGAGCTCGGGCAGCAGCTCGCTCAGGTCGCGCGTGAGTTCGCCGATGCGCTTGGCCTTGGCCGCGTAGGCCGCGTCGTCCTTGAGGATGTGGCCGTAGTCGCGCACCGTGACGCCGCAGCCCGAAGCGTTCATGACGATCGCCTCGACCTCGCCACGGTCCACGTACGGCCACCAGGCGTCGATGTTGGCGCGCATGTGGGCCCGGCCGCCTTCGTGGTCGTTGAGGTGGAACTTCACCGCGCCGCAGCAGCCGGCCTCGGGCGCGATCACGGCCTGGATGCCGGCGGCGTCGAGCACGCGCGCGGTGGCGCCGTTGATGTTGGGCATCATCGACGGCTGCACGCAGCCCGCGAGCATCAGCACCTTGCGCGCGTGCGTGGCCGTCGGCCAGCGCCCGGCGTCCTGGCGCGCCGGCACCTTCGCCTTGAGCTTCTCCGGCAGCAGCCCGCGCACCGATTGCCCGAGCTTCATGGCCGGGGCGAACAGCGGCGAGGTCAGGCCTTCCTTGAGCAGCCAGCGCGTCGCCCGCTCGGCGGCCGGGCGCGGCACCTTCTCGTCGACGATCCGGCGGCCGATGTCGACCAGGTTGCCGTACTGCACGCCGCTCGGACAGGTGGTCTCGCAGTTGCGGCAGGTCAGGCAGCGGTCGAGGTGCAGCTGGGTGGCGCGCGTGGGCTGCTTGCCTTCGAGCACCTGCTTCATGAGGTAGATGCGACCGCGCGGGCCGTCGAGCTCGTCGCCCAGCAGCTGGTAGGTCGGGCAGGTGGCGGTGCAGAAGCCGCAGTGCACGCACTTGCGCAGGATGGCCTCGGCTTCGCGGCCGTCGGGCGTGCCCTGGAATTCGGGGGCGAGTTCGGTTTGCATCGTGGAGCGTCTCGTGTTCTGTTCGATGGGGAAGGCAGAGGATCGCAGCCGCGGGCGTTCCCGTCAGGCCGAGGGGAATGAGGGCGGTGGCGCGGCGGGCGCGGGCGGGGCGGAGGCCGGCGGGTCGAAGGACGGCCCGTCCGCGTCCGGCGAGCGCACGGGCGAGGGGGGTGGACGGGAACGAACGACGCGTCGCCGGAACGACGCCAGCCGATGACGCAGGTAGGCCGAGCGCCGCAGGTCGCGGCGCAGCGGCGGCAGCGACAGCGCCAGCAGCAGCGCGGCCAGCGGCATCACCCAGACGAAGCCGACGTACTTGAAGCCCGCCGCGCCGACGATGCCGCCCGCGATGAACATGGCCAGCAGGCCGCCGTGGAAACGCAGGGCCGGACGGCTGGCGCGCACGCGCTCGTCGGCCGCCAGGCCACGCGGGTTGCGATAGAGCAGCCGACCGAGCTCCAGCCCCAGGTCGGTGACGTGGCCGGTCATGTGGGTGGTGCGCAGGCGGCCGTGCGACATGCTCGAGCTCAGCGCGTTCTGCAGGCCCATGATGTAGGACAGCAGCAGCACCGTCAGCGGCACCGAGAACGGCGTCGGCCAGGTCAGCGTGAGGGCACCGAGCAGGCCGAACACCAGCAGCAGCCCGGCCTCCAGCAGCAGCGGCATGGCATAGGCGCTGCGCAGGTGGTGACGCTGCGCCCAGTGGACGATCACCGCCGTGCTGGCCGCGCCACCCATGAAGGCCAGCAGCGCGCCGACCGCGCCCAGGATCAGCGTCGCATGGCCCAGCACCAGGCCGTCGGCCACCTGCGAGGCGAAACCCGACATGTGCGAGGTGTACATGTGCACCACCAGCAGACCACCGGCATTCACCGCGCCGGCGTTGAACGCCAGCAGCAGCCCCAGCAGGTTGTCGATCGACGCCGTCCGGTGCCGACCGGAGAGGTGGAGCAGGCGGCGCATGGAGAGGCGGAGCGCTGGACGTAGGCGGGACGAAGGAGCGGCCGTGCGGTCGGGAAGCCCGCGACCGCTAGAGGCTGGCCGGCGCGGCGGAACGCTCGAACAGGCCGGCCGGATCGAATTCCCGCTGCAGCGCCGCCTGGATGCGCGCCAGGGCCGGAGACGGCGGCTCGCCACGCTGGGCCGCCACGCCGTTCGTCCGGCTGGCCACGGCGTCCCGGAAGCGCGTCGCGTGCCCGCCCACGGATCGCGCCGCCGCGCGCCAGTGGTCGTCCTGGCCGGCTGGGGCGCGGTACCAGCGCTGGCCGCCGTGCCACTCGACCAGCGGACCGGCGTCCTCGCGGGCACCGGCCGGCGGCGCGATCACCGGCGCGGTCTGCGGCACCGACAGCCGCCAGAGGTCGCGTGCCTCGCCGCGCTCGGCGAACCACGGCAGGCCCTGGTCGCGGCACAGCGTCCAGTCGGCCGGGGCATCGGGACACGGTTCGCCGCCCAGGTGCGAGCAGGCGGCCTCCACCGCCGCCACGGCACCGCGCAGGCGCAGGTAGAGCACGCCACGGCCCGCGTCCTCGACCCAGCAGCTGGCGTTGAGCGGCAACGGCCGCCCGCCCCAGCCGTTGAGCAGGTCGAGCGCCTCGGCCTGGCCGCACTCGAAGCGCAGCGTGGCCTCGGCCGGGGCGATGGGGAGCACCTTCAGGCTGACCTCGGCGATCACGCCGAGCGTGCCGAAGGAGCCGGCCAGCACGCGCGAGACGTCGTAGCCCGCGACGTTCTTCATCACCTGGCCACCGAAGCTCAGCACCTCGCCGCGCCCGTCGATCAGCTTGACGCCGAGCACGTAGTCGCGCACCGCGCCGACGCTGGCGCGCGCCGGACCCGACCAGCCGGCGGCGACCATGCCGCCGACCGTGCCCGCCTCGCCCGTCGCGTCGAAATGCGGCGGCTCGAACGGCAGGCACTGCCCCTCGGCCGCCAGCGCCGCCTCCAGCTCGGCCAGCGGCGTGCCGGCCCGGGCGGTGACGACCAGTTCGCTGGGCTCGTAGGCGGTGATGCCCGCGAGGGCACGGGTGTCGAGCACCTGGGTCCCGTCGCGGGCGGGGACGTCGTGGAAGTCCTTGGTGCCGCCGCCGCGGATGCGCAGCGGGGTGGCGGCGGCGGCGGCGGCGCGGATGCGCTCGACGAGAGGTTGGAACGGGGAATCCATGCGGTCGATGGTACCGCCGGAGGGCCGGCGGAGCGGTCGCGCCGGAGGCTCGCCGAGGACGCCCGTCAGTCCTCGAAGAACCGCACCGGCAGCCCCGGCGTCGCGACGCGGGTTGCGAGCACGCGGCCCGACTCGGGCAGGCGCGCCAGCTCCTCGGCCGGACGGCCTTTGGAGGCGGTCGTGACGAAGAGCGTGCGCAGGTCGGCACCGCCGAGGCAGGGCATGGTCGGGCATCGCGCCGGCACGGCCAGGGCCTCGACCCGTTCGCCCGCCGGCGAGAAGCGCAACAGCTGGGCGCCCTCGAACATCGCCACCCAGTAGTGGCCCTGGCGGTCGACGGTGGCGCCGTCGGGCCGGCCGTCGTAGCGCGCCGGCGGAGCGGACGACCCGCCCTCGGACCGGGTGTCGAAGCGGGCGAAGGTGCGCTCGCCCGTGAGCGTGTTGGCCTCGGCGTCCCAGTCCCAGGCGCGCACGCGGTGCGCCGGGGTGTCGGCCCAGTAGACGGTGCGGGCATCGGGCGAGAAGGCCAGGCCGTTGGCGGTGGTGACCTGTCCGGCCATCGTGGCGAAGCGCGGCGCATCCGACGGCCGGCCGGGGCGCAGGTCGAGGCAGTGCAGCGCGGCGGTGGCGCCGTCCTTGGCCTCGTTGATCGTGCCGGCCCAGAAGCGGCCGAGCGCATCGCACTTGCCGTCGTTGAAGCGCATCGTGCGGGGGTCGTGAATGGCCGGTTCGAGGAGTTCCAGCGCGCCGCCCCAGGCGCGCGCGCGATGGATGCCTTCGCGCAGGGCGATCACCAGGCCGCCGCTGCGCGCGGGGGCCATGCAGCCGGGCTCGCTCGGCAGGGTCCAGCGCTCCACCGCGCGGGCGCGCGGCGGACCGTCGCCCTCGTGCAAGGTGGCGCGCAGCACGGTGCGCCCGGGAATGTCGAGCCAGTAGAGGGCGTGCTCGAGGGGGTGCCAGAACGGGGATTCGCCGAGCTGACAGAAGCTGTCTTCGAGGGAGGTCCAGGTCATGAAGACGATTGTGTCGCGCTCCGGCGCGCCCGTGCCAAAAAAACAGCCCGCGGGCGCTGGGCGCCGGCGGGCTGAACATCCATCCAAGGAGACACTCGCTGAAGAACTCGGTCCGTCCGGATGAGGGGAAAGGTGAATGCGGTGCGACGGGTCCGGGCCGCCCGATCGGGGCGGCACCGGACGCGGGCTCAGCGGTTGTAGGCCGTCTCGCCGTGCGACGAGATATCGAGGCCTTCGCGCTCTTCCTCTTCGGTCACGCGCAGGCCGATGGTCAGGTCGGCGATCTTGAAGGCGATGAACGAGACGACGCCCGACCACACCATCGTGAACAGCACGCTCTTGACCTGGATCCAGACCTGGCCGCCCATCGTGAAGGTGTCGGGGGTCAGGCCGCCGGTGCCGCCCAGGCTCTGCGAGGCGAACACGCCCGTCAGGATGGCGCCCAGGATGCCGCCCACGCCGTGCACGCCGAAGACGTCGAACGCGTCGTCGACCTTGAGCATGCGCTTGAGGCCGCTGACACCCCACAGGCAGACGATGCCCGCCAGCAGGCCCAGCACGATCGAGCCCATCGGGCCGACGAAGCCCGCCGCGGGCGTCACCGCGACCAGGCCGCCGACCGCGCCGGAGGCGGCGCCGAGCATCGACGCCTTGCCGCGGTGCAGGCTCTCGCCCAGGCTCCACGACAGGGTGGCGGCAGCGGTGGCGAGCACCGTGTTGATGAACGCGAGGCCGGCCGAGGCATTGGCCGCGCCGGCCGAACCGGCGTTGAAGCCGAACCAGCCGACCCACAGCAGCGAGGCACCGACCATCGTGAGCGTCAGCGAGTGCGGCGTGAACGCCTCCTTGCCGAAGCCCAGGCGCTTGCCCACCATGTAGGCACCCACCAGGCCGGCGACGCCGGCGTTGATGTGCACCACCGTGCCACCGGCGAAGTCGAGCGCGCCGTCCTTGCCCAGCAGGCCGCCGCCCCAGACGATGTGCGCCATCGGCACGTAGCTGAAGGTGAACCACAGCACCGAGAACAGGATGATCGCGGAGAACTTCGCCCGCTCGGCGAAGGCGCCCACGATCAGCGCCACGGTGATGGCCGCGAAGGTGCTCTGGAACGAGACGAACACGTACTCGGGGATGGTCGTGAGCGCGCCGAAGGTCTCGGTGGTGACGCCCTTCAGGAACATCTTGTCGAGCCCGCCGAAGAAGTTGCCCTCGCCGGTGAACGCCAGGCTGTAGCCGTAGATGGCCCACAGGATGCTGATGAGCGAGAAGATCACGAAGACCTGCATCAGCACCGACAGCATGTTCTTGGAGCGTCCGAGGCCGCCGTAGAACAGCGCCAGACCCGGCAGGACCATCAGGATCACCAGCAGCGTGGAGGTCAGCATCCAGGCGGTGTCGCCGGAATCGATCTTGGGCGCGGGCGCGGCGGCCGGCGCCGAGGCGGCGGCAGCGGTGGCGGGCGCGGCGGAGGCGGCGACGGAAGCCGACGCGGGCGCCTCGGCGGCCGTGGCCGCCGGTGCGGTGGCCGGGGCGGGCTGCGCGAAACCGGTGATGCCGGCGGTCAGGACGCTCAGTCCGAACGCCAGTGAGACAAGCAGTTTTTTCATTTGTATCGTTCTTTCGTGCCGTGTCGGGTCATCGCGCTCAGAGGGCTTCGCGACCGGTCTCGCCGGTGCGGATGCGAACGACCTGCTCCAGGTCGTAGACGAAGACCTTGCCGTCGCCGATCTTGCCGGTGCGCGCGGCGCTCTCGACCGCCTCGATGACGCGCTCGACCAGGTCGTCGGAGACGGCCGCCTCGATCTTCACCTTCGGCAGGAAGTCGACGACGTACTCGGCGCCGCGGTAGAGCTCGGTGTGGCCCTTCTGGC harbors:
- the lplT gene encoding lysophospholipid transporter LplT: MKRGFYTIMSAQFFSSLADNALFVAAVELMRTSGAPEWQRAALVPIFTLFYVALAPLVGAFADAFPKGKVMFASNAIKVAGCLMMLFGSHPLLAYAVVGLGAAAYSPAKYGILTELLPSSQLVKANGWIEGLTIASIILGIVLGGQLVGHMVSSHLLALDFPVLDTAIDTPPEAAISMLIFIYALAAWFNTRIPHTGVEMRPVRANPQHGMARNVAALLPDFWQCNMRLWRDKLGQISLATTTLFWGAGGNLKYIVLAWASLALGYNTAQASSLTGVVAIGTAVGAIVASMRMRLDMATRVIPLGIGMGLLVIGMNFIGNIWVAVPFLILLGGFGGFLVVPMNALLQHRGHNLMGAGRSIAVQNFNEQACILVLGAFYTACTGLGLSAYTAITAFGIVVAGFMWLIRRWHQNNLRRYPEEVEHLLAIARSDKHH
- a CDS encoding glutathione peroxidase; the encoded protein is METIYDFEADDIDGGRVAFDAFRGRVLLIVNTASRCGFTPQFDGLEALHRAHAGQGLVVLGFPSNQFGAQDPGSDAEIGAFCRTHHGVSFRMMRKIDVNGERASPLYRWLTHEKPGVLGTEAIKWNFTKFLVGRDGRVIRRYAPLDKPASLTADIQAALAVPPPGA
- the glnK gene encoding P-II family nitrogen regulator, whose amino-acid sequence is MKLVTAIIKPFKLDEVREALSTIGVQGITVTEVKGFGRQKGHTELYRGAEYVVDFLPKVKIEAAVSDDLVERVIEAVESAARTGKIGDGKVFVYDLEQVVRIRTGETGREAL
- the amt gene encoding ammonium transporter, with the protein product MDSGDTAWMLTSTLLVILMVLPGLALFYGGLGRSKNMLSVLMQVFVIFSLISILWAIYGYSLAFTGEGNFFGGLDKMFLKGVTTETFGALTTIPEYVFVSFQSTFAAITVALIVGAFAERAKFSAIILFSVLWFTFSYVPMAHIVWGGGLLGKDGALDFAGGTVVHINAGVAGLVGAYMVGKRLGFGKEAFTPHSLTLTMVGASLLWVGWFGFNAGSAGAANASAGLAFINTVLATAAATLSWSLGESLHRGKASMLGAASGAVGGLVAVTPAAGFVGPMGSIVLGLLAGIVCLWGVSGLKRMLKVDDAFDVFGVHGVGGILGAILTGVFASQSLGGTGGLTPDTFTMGGQVWIQVKSVLFTMVWSGVVSFIAFKIADLTIGLRVTEEEEREGLDISSHGETAYNR
- a CDS encoding SMP-30/gluconolactonase/LRE family protein gives rise to the protein MTWTSLEDSFCQLGESPFWHPLEHALYWLDIPGRTVLRATLHEGDGPPRARAVERWTLPSEPGCMAPARSGGLVIALREGIHRARAWGGALELLEPAIHDPRTMRFNDGKCDALGRFWAGTINEAKDGATAALHCLDLRPGRPSDAPRFATMAGQVTTANGLAFSPDARTVYWADTPAHRVRAWDWDAEANTLTGERTFARFDTRSEGGSSAPPARYDGRPDGATVDRQGHYWVAMFEGAQLLRFSPAGERVEALAVPARCPTMPCLGGADLRTLFVTTASKGRPAEELARLPESGRVLATRVATPGLPVRFFED
- the glcF gene encoding glycolate oxidase subunit GlcF encodes the protein MQTELAPEFQGTPDGREAEAILRKCVHCGFCTATCPTYQLLGDELDGPRGRIYLMKQVLEGKQPTRATQLHLDRCLTCRNCETTCPSGVQYGNLVDIGRRIVDEKVPRPAAERATRWLLKEGLTSPLFAPAMKLGQSVRGLLPEKLKAKVPARQDAGRWPTATHARKVLMLAGCVQPSMMPNINGATARVLDAAGIQAVIAPEAGCCGAVKFHLNDHEGGRAHMRANIDAWWPYVDRGEVEAIVMNASGCGVTVRDYGHILKDDAAYAAKAKRIGELTRDLSELLPELVPALKARVRAPEGVVAYHPPCTLQHGQKLRGGVEVNLRALGFDVQVARSEAHLCCGSAGTYSVLQPELAYPLRDRKLGHLNQLQPATIASANIGCITHLQSGSAVPVRHWVEVLDAALAPA
- a CDS encoding DUF1275 domain-containing protein, with amino-acid sequence MRRLLHLSGRHRTASIDNLLGLLLAFNAGAVNAGGLLVVHMYTSHMSGFASQVADGLVLGHATLILGAVGALLAFMGGAASTAVIVHWAQRHHLRSAYAMPLLLEAGLLLVFGLLGALTLTWPTPFSVPLTVLLLSYIMGLQNALSSSMSHGRLRTTHMTGHVTDLGLELGRLLYRNPRGLAADERVRASRPALRFHGGLLAMFIAGGIVGAAGFKYVGFVWVMPLAALLLALSLPPLRRDLRRSAYLRHRLASFRRRVVRSRPPPSPVRSPDADGPSFDPPASAPPAPAAPPPSFPSA
- the glcE gene encoding glycolate oxidase subunit GlcE, translated to MDSPFQPLVERIRAAAAAATPLRIRGGGTKDFHDVPARDGTQVLDTRALAGITAYEPSELVVTARAGTPLAELEAALAAEGQCLPFEPPHFDATGEAGTVGGMVAAGWSGPARASVGAVRDYVLGVKLIDGRGEVLSFGGQVMKNVAGYDVSRVLAGSFGTLGVIAEVSLKVLPIAPAEATLRFECGQAEALDLLNGWGGRPLPLNASCWVEDAGRGVLYLRLRGAVAAVEAACSHLGGEPCPDAPADWTLCRDQGLPWFAERGEARDLWRLSVPQTAPVIAPPAGAREDAGPLVEWHGGQRWYRAPAGQDDHWRAAARSVGGHATRFRDAVASRTNGVAAQRGEPPSPALARIQAALQREFDPAGLFERSAAPASL